In the Nocardioides marmotae genome, GAGCCGGGCCGCCTGAGCCGTCGGCTCCTCGCTGCCCCTCCCGGTCCTCGCTGCCCCTCCCGGTCCGCGCTGCCCCTCCCGGTCCTCGCTGCCCCTCCCGGTCCGCGCTGCCCCTCCCGGTCCGCGCCGCCCCTCCCGGCAGGTCTTGACGTCCTGTCGGTGCCTCGGTGTACCTTCGTCTCGTTCGAACCTTTGTTCGAACAACCCCGGCGGGGCGACCTCGACCCCCGTCCCCGCCGGGTCGCGAAGACCGGGGTCGGAGGGGTCGACGGAGCCGGGCGCAGGCCCGAGGAGCGAGGCGAGCATGGTGCGGTACGACGACCCCGTCGAGGTGCGGACGGGCACGGGCGGGCAGGAGGGCCCCGCCCAGTTCCTGTGGCGCGGGCGACTGTGGAAGGTCAAGGAGGTGCTCGAGCGGCGCAGCCAGGAGCTGCCCCGGCGCGAGCTGTGGCGGGTCGCCGCCGGGCGCGGGCGCCTGGACCAGGGCGGCCGGCCCGCCGACGTCTTCGAGCTGGCCCACGACCTCCGTGTCGGCCGGTGGCAGCTGCTCGGCGCGGGCTCGGGGGTGGGGGAGTGAGCCGCGTGCCCGGCCCGGGGGAGCAGCCGAGCCCCTACGCGCTGCCGGCGACGACCCACGCCTACCTCGCCCGGTCGGCGGAGTCGCTGAGCGAGGCGATCGCCGCGACGGAGGTGACCGAGCGCTACGCGCACGCCCACGTGGCCGCGCTGCGCGCCGCGGCCGCCCTGCTCGCCGCTCGCGCCCGGCCCGCCCCGGTGCGCCGTCGCCCGCAGAAGAACGCGTGGGTGCTCCTGGTGGAGGTGGCCCCCGAGCTCGAGGAGTGGGCCCGGTTCTTCGCCGCCGGTGCGGGCAAGCGCGCCGCGGCCGAGGCGGGGTCGCGCCGCGCGGTCACCGAGCGGGAGGCCGACGACCTGGTGCGGGACGCCGACCGGTTCCTCGCCGTCGTCGAGCAGGCCCTCGGCCTGGTGCCGCACGTCCCCGTCCGGGTGCACGTCGTTCGCCGCGTCGGATGAGGCCGGCCCGATGACGGCCGGCCAGATGAGGGCAGCTGCCGTCCCGGCCCGTCGGGACGGTCGGGTGCCGCGGGAGGCCCGGGGGCACGCCCTAGGCTGGGCGCCATGCCTGTCACCGAGCGGCCCGACCGACCCAGCGAGCGGCGTGGCGCGGCCCGCACCGCCGTCGTGTGGGGAGGTCTCGGGCCGGTCCTCGGCGAGGGCCCGCTCGACGTGCTCGACATCGGCGGCGGCACGGGCGGCTTTGCGGTCCGGGTCGCCGAGCTCGGCCACCGGGTCACCGTGGTCGACCCCAGCCCGGACGCGCTCGCCGCGCTCGACCGGCGGGCGCGCGAGGTCGGCGTCCAGGTCGCCTCGCACCAGGGCGACCTCTCGACCCTCGCCGACGTCGTCGGCGCGGACGCGGCCGACGTCGTGCTCTGCCACGGCGTGCTCGAGGTCGTCGCCGACCCCTCGGCGGCGCTCGGCGCGCTCCGCGCGGTGCTCCGGCCCGGGGGCACGCTCAGCCTGCTCGTCGCCCAGCGCCACGCGGCCGTCGTCGCCCGGGCGATGGCCGGGCACTTCCAGCAGGCGCTCGCGCTGCTGGAGGAGTCCGCGGGTGCGGCGCAGCCCGGTCGGTCCGGCCGCCGGTTCACCCGCTCCGAGATCGGCGACCTGCTCGCCGCGGCCGGCTTCGAGGTCGACACCGTCCACGCCGTCCGCGTCTTCGCCGACCTCGTGCCCGGTTCGCTGCTCGACTCCGAGCCCGGCGCCGCCGCGGCGCTGGTCGAGCTCGAGCGCGCGGTGGCCGACCGCCCCGAGTACCTCCCGCTCGCGACGCAGCTGCACCTGCTCGCGCACTGACCTCGGGGCCGCGGCCGGGGCCTGCCTCCGCGCCCCGTGAGCGGCGGCCCGGCGCGGGTGGCGGCCCCCGGCCCGCACGACGCCGCGGACCGCTCCTGGCAGTGCCCGATCCTGCACGTCGACATGGATGCGTTCTTCGCCTCCGTCGCCCTGCGGGACCGGCCCGAGCTGCACGACGTCCCGGTCGCGGTGGGCGGTGGGCACCGCGGGGTGGTGCTCTCAGCGAACTACGCGGCCCGCGCCTACGGCGTGCGCGGTGGGATGTCCGGCCTGCGCGCGCGCAGGCTGTGCCCGCAGCTGATCTCGGTGCCCGGGGACCACGCGGCGTTCTCGGCGGTCTCCTCGGCGGTGCGCGACATCTTCCGCCGGATCACCCCGCTGGTGGAGATGGCCTCGCTGGACGAGGCGTTCCTCGACGTCCGCGGCGCGACCCGGCGGCTCGGGTCGCCGTACGCCATCGCCGAGCTGGTGCGGGCGACGGTCCACGACGAGCAGGGCATCACCTGCTCGGCCGGGGTCGCGCCGACGGTGTCGGTGGCCAAGATCGCCAGCCGGCACGCCAAGCCCGACGGCGTCGTGGTCGTCCCGCCAGAGGAGGTGGTGGCGTTCCTGCACGCCCTCGACGTCGAGGAGCTGTACGGCGTCGGCACGGCGACCGCCACCCGGCTGCGGCGGGCGGGCCTCCGGACGGTCCGCCAGCTGGCCCACGCGCCGCTGGAGGAGCTGCGCGCCGCGGTCGGCCCGGGCACCGCCTCCCAGCTGCAGGTGCTGGCCTGGGGGCGGGACCGGTCCGAGCTCCACGAGCGCCGCGGGCCGCAGGAGCCCGACCGGTCGATGGGTGCGCAGCGGACCTTCGCCCACGACCTCACCGACCGCGAGGAGATCCTGCGCGAGGTGCTCGGGCTCGCCGCCAAGGTCACCCGGCGGCTCCGCGCCGGCGGGGTGGCCGGCCGGACGGTCGTGCTGACCGCCCGCTACGCCGACTTCACCACGCTCACCCGCTCGCGTGCCCTGCCCGAGCCGACCGACGTCACCCAGGAGGTGTACGCCGCCGCCACGGTGCTTCTCGACACGCTGCGGCGCGAGCAGCGCGGCCGGCCGGGCCGCCGGGACGCGCTGCGGCTCGTCGGGGTGCGGGTCGAGGGGCTGGTGCCGAGCGCCCGCGTGCACCGCCAGCGCGTCCTCGGCGAGCGGGAGCACGGCTGGTCCGACGCCGACCGCGCGATGGACCGGGCGACCTCCAGGTTCGGCGCCGGGGCCGTCCGTCCGGCCGCGTTGCTCCCCGGCGCCACCGGCCGGTCCGAGGGCCGGTCCGAGGGGCGGCCGGAGGCCGACGCCGGCTGACGCGGCCGGTCCCGCCGCGGGCCGGACACAGGCGCGGAGACCAATTTCACCCACGCGGCTACCGCGTTCCAGAACGCCTGCCTAGACTTGCTCTACGACCCGCATGGGACGTCTACCGCTCGTACGACCAGTGGAGGAACCGTGCCACTCTCCGAAGAGGAGCTGCGACTGCTCGAGCAGATGGAGCGCGCGCTCTCGGAGGAGGATCCGAAGTTCGCCTCCACCCTGCGCGGGACGTCGTTGCGACGCTCGGCGCGGCGCCGCGCGATGATCGCCGGCGCCTGTTTCGTGGTCGGTGTCGCGCTGCTGATGACCGGTGCGGTCACCCAGCTCGCGGTCGTCGGGGTGGCCGGATTCCTCGTCATGCTCGGCTCGGCCACCGTCGGCCTCACCGCGATGCGCGGCCAGGCCGCGGCCGCCGCGGCGCCGGCCGACCCCCGTCAGGCCGCCCACCCCTCCAGCGGCTTCACCGTCATCGACGGTGGCCGCCGGGGCCGCAGCCGTCGCAACCGCCGCTCCTCCGCTCCGTTCATGGAGCGGATGGAGGAGCGCTGGCGCCGCCGCCGCGACCAGAACGGCGGCTTCTGAGCGAGCCCCCGCGAGCGTCGACGAGCCTCTAGCCGTCGGCAGCGCTCGCAACGAGGTAGCGGTCGTCGTCGATGCTCCGACCCCAGTACGCCGGCTCGGTGAGACGGGTCAGGGAGGCGGACCGCCCCGTTCCCTCGACCAGCCGGACGGTCTCCTCGGCGGACAGGCCGGCGCCGGTCGACCAGCTCCCCTCGACGAGCACGAGACGACCTGCCGGCGTCAACAGCCGGAGCCACCGCGTCAGGGTCTCGGCCGGGTCGGGCATCGCCCACAGGACGTGACGGCAGAGGACGACGTCGTACGCCGCCTCCGGGAGCGGCGGGTCGGACGCGTCCCCCCGGGTGAACCGCACCCCGTCGACCCCGTCCGCCTTGCGCTCGGCCAGCTCGATCATCCGGGGCGAGAAGTCCAGGCCGTCGACCTCGAACCCGCACCCGGCGAGCAGGACCGACAGCGTGCCGGTCCCGCAGCCCAGGTCCGCGATGCGCGCCGGGGGCCGGGGGAGGACGCCCAGGAGGAGGTCACGCCACGCGCGCCGGACGGCCGGGTCGGTCAGGCCGTGGTCGGCCGGCTCGTCGAACCCGTCGGCCTCGGCGTCCCACGAGGCGATCTGGTCGGCAGTCCCCATGCAGGGGACGGTACGGGACCCAGCGCTCCTCACGAGCGGGCGACGGGTCAGCCGACGTGGTCGACCACGCTGCCGTACCGCGTCTCGCTCGGCTCGGAGGTGCGCGGGACGACGGGACCGGCCGGGCGGGTGAGCACCGACCGCGGCCACCAGGTCGCGAGCCGCCGGGCGCCGCGTGCGGCGCCGGCGTGGAGCGCCTCGCTGACCGTCTCGACCTCCGCGCGGAAGGTCGGGGTGGTGCCCTGCCCGCGCTCGGAGTAGCGCCGCAGCTCCAGGGCCGCGACGATCCGGTCGAGGGCGAGCACCGCGTCGGGGGCGAGGTCGGGCCCGCGGGCGGGCTGCCCGCCGGCGAGCTCGTCCGAGGGTGGTGCCCCGAACTGCTGGACCAGCCAGTCGCGGGTCTGCCGCGGGGAGCGTGCCGCGGGCCAGGGCAGGCCGAGGTCGACGCAGGTGTCGCGCAGCTCGGCCCAGACGGTCTCGGGGCCGGCGGAGACCCGATGCGTACGACGCCGGGCCCGCACCAGGCGGGGGAGTAGGAGCAGCCCGCCGAGGACGCCCGCGCCGAGCAGCCCGCCGAGCAGCGGCAGGAGCCGGGCGCGGCCGTCGCCGGCGGCCGCCGCGTCATCCGCCTGCTCCTCCTCCACGGGCGCCGTGGGCTGGCCGTCGACACGGTCCGGGGTGTCCGGCGCGGCGGTGTCGCTCCGGTCCGTGGCGGCCGGGTCGGGGGCGGGGACGTTCTGGCGGGTCCACTGCGGCACGCTGCGCGCGCGGGCGGCCGGCGTCGGCTCGAAGCGCACCCACCCGCTGCCGGGGAAGAACAGCTCGGGCCAGGCGTGCAGGTCGTGGGCGCTGTACTCCCAGGTGTTGGTGCCGATCCGGGAGGGGCGCAGGAAGCCGATCGCGACCCGCGCGGGGATGTCGAGCATCCGCGCCAGGATCGCCATCGAGGCGGCGTACTGCTCGCAGTAGCCCCGGCGACCGTCCGGCCGCAGGAACGAGACGAGGTCCTGGATGTCGTTGCCGTCGACGCCCTCGGTGGTGTACTCGAACCCGCCGGTCTCGCGGAACCACCGCTGCAGCGCGACGGCCTTCTCGTAGCGGGTCGGCGCCTCACGGGTCACCTGGAGGGCCAGGTTGCGCACCTCGCTCGGGATGCCGTCGGGCAGCTCGGTGTAGGCGGCGGGCACCAGGCCGCCGGACGACGGGGCGCGGGCCATGTCCGCGGCGTCGTACTCCAGCCGGACCGCGGACATCCGGTACTGCAGCCCGCGGGTGCTGAGGTCGTCGTCGGCGGCGAGGAAGTCGCGGGTCTGGACGTCGTAGCGCCAGTCACCGGGCGCCTCGACGGCGGTGCTGGTCGTCCACGCCGGCAACCAGGTGGACTCGAAGTTGTCGTAGACGTTGACCCGGTAGTCGTAGGAGGTGCGGTTCAGGCCCGACTCGACCCCCAGCAGCGGCGGCAGGTCGCCGGCCGCGAGGTTCTTCGTGGGCACCGCGCGGTCGCCGGCGCTCCAGGTGTCGCCGTTGAACCAGGTCAGCGCGGTGGTGCGGAGGTACGACGGGTCGGGGTCGTCGGTGGTGAACCGCAGCACCGGGTCGTCCGGGCCGCGGACCAGGTCCTGCTTGAGGTTGGCCAGCGGGTTGGTCAGCTCGATGTCGTCGTCGCCGCCGGGGCCGGCCCCGAAGTCGACGAGCCGGACGTCGAGGGTCGGCAC is a window encoding:
- a CDS encoding DUF6504 family protein, translating into MVRYDDPVEVRTGTGGQEGPAQFLWRGRLWKVKEVLERRSQELPRRELWRVAAGRGRLDQGGRPADVFELAHDLRVGRWQLLGAGSGVGE
- a CDS encoding SAV_6107 family HEPN domain-containing protein, which gives rise to MSRVPGPGEQPSPYALPATTHAYLARSAESLSEAIAATEVTERYAHAHVAALRAAAALLAARARPAPVRRRPQKNAWVLLVEVAPELEEWARFFAAGAGKRAAAEAGSRRAVTEREADDLVRDADRFLAVVEQALGLVPHVPVRVHVVRRVG
- a CDS encoding methyltransferase domain-containing protein, with protein sequence MPVTERPDRPSERRGAARTAVVWGGLGPVLGEGPLDVLDIGGGTGGFAVRVAELGHRVTVVDPSPDALAALDRRAREVGVQVASHQGDLSTLADVVGADAADVVLCHGVLEVVADPSAALGALRAVLRPGGTLSLLVAQRHAAVVARAMAGHFQQALALLEESAGAAQPGRSGRRFTRSEIGDLLAAAGFEVDTVHAVRVFADLVPGSLLDSEPGAAAALVELERAVADRPEYLPLATQLHLLAH
- the dinB gene encoding DNA polymerase IV, with translation MSGGPARVAAPGPHDAADRSWQCPILHVDMDAFFASVALRDRPELHDVPVAVGGGHRGVVLSANYAARAYGVRGGMSGLRARRLCPQLISVPGDHAAFSAVSSAVRDIFRRITPLVEMASLDEAFLDVRGATRRLGSPYAIAELVRATVHDEQGITCSAGVAPTVSVAKIASRHAKPDGVVVVPPEEVVAFLHALDVEELYGVGTATATRLRRAGLRTVRQLAHAPLEELRAAVGPGTASQLQVLAWGRDRSELHERRGPQEPDRSMGAQRTFAHDLTDREEILREVLGLAAKVTRRLRAGGVAGRTVVLTARYADFTTLTRSRALPEPTDVTQEVYAAATVLLDTLRREQRGRPGRRDALRLVGVRVEGLVPSARVHRQRVLGEREHGWSDADRAMDRATSRFGAGAVRPAALLPGATGRSEGRSEGRPEADAG
- a CDS encoding DUF3040 domain-containing protein, whose translation is MPLSEEELRLLEQMERALSEEDPKFASTLRGTSLRRSARRRAMIAGACFVVGVALLMTGAVTQLAVVGVAGFLVMLGSATVGLTAMRGQAAAAAAPADPRQAAHPSSGFTVIDGGRRGRSRRNRRSSAPFMERMEERWRRRRDQNGGF
- a CDS encoding class I SAM-dependent methyltransferase gives rise to the protein MGTADQIASWDAEADGFDEPADHGLTDPAVRRAWRDLLLGVLPRPPARIADLGCGTGTLSVLLAGCGFEVDGLDFSPRMIELAERKADGVDGVRFTRGDASDPPLPEAAYDVVLCRHVLWAMPDPAETLTRWLRLLTPAGRLVLVEGSWSTGAGLSAEETVRLVEGTGRSASLTRLTEPAYWGRSIDDDRYLVASAADG
- a CDS encoding transglutaminaseTgpA domain-containing protein, translated to MTSRRANLRTTLAVSAAAAATTWVAMLSWRPFTELPGRYLGPLLLIGVVVVGTGALARWARLPGGVVVLAQLLTGGVATCLALTGYPLPVGPGRVELEAVLRAAVDSANQFAPPVPASAPGVHPLLVAGGLGCFLLVDVLVSTLRRVSLAGLPLLTIYSVPVSLVGGGLAWWVFALTAGGFLLVLYLHEGDRVTRWGRTVEDDPSAFDVRTGRVRGTALAIGAIAVALAVAVPTAVPTLDVRLVDFGAGPGGDDDIELTNPLANLKQDLVRGPDDPVLRFTTDDPDPSYLRTTALTWFNGDTWSAGDRAVPTKNLAAGDLPPLLGVESGLNRTSYDYRVNVYDNFESTWLPAWTTSTAVEAPGDWRYDVQTRDFLAADDDLSTRGLQYRMSAVRLEYDAADMARAPSSGGLVPAAYTELPDGIPSEVRNLALQVTREAPTRYEKAVALQRWFRETGGFEYTTEGVDGNDIQDLVSFLRPDGRRGYCEQYAASMAILARMLDIPARVAIGFLRPSRIGTNTWEYSAHDLHAWPELFFPGSGWVRFEPTPAARARSVPQWTRQNVPAPDPAATDRSDTAAPDTPDRVDGQPTAPVEEEQADDAAAAGDGRARLLPLLGGLLGAGVLGGLLLLPRLVRARRRTHRVSAGPETVWAELRDTCVDLGLPWPAARSPRQTRDWLVQQFGAPPSDELAGGQPARGPDLAPDAVLALDRIVAALELRRYSERGQGTTPTFRAEVETVSEALHAGAARGARRLATWWPRSVLTRPAGPVVPRTSEPSETRYGSVVDHVG